Genomic window (Neurospora crassa OR74A linkage group VI, whole genome shotgun sequence):
GATAGAAAGAGAGACTCACGTGGAGATGCATGGGATGCGGCGAGGGAGAGTTGTTTTGGATTACCCAGAAGGACCACTGTTTCACACGTTAGTTGTGGTCGTCAATGCAAGGGACATGATAAGAAGGCAACGGACCTTGACAGCTTCGGGCAGCTGGATAATGTTTGCTTGTCTCGGAAACGTAAAGTTACCCTCGACGACATACTCCAACGTCGGCTTGTCCCATTGGACATCAATGGCGGAGCCATCAACCGACCAAAGTACCTTGGAGATACCCTTGTTCACCTCCTTCACGTCCAGTGTGACGGACAGAGTATCCACCTTGGTGTCGGAAAAGTCTGCCTTTGGCGCTGTCCTCGATGTTAGGGGCTTGGAAGAGACGTCATCCTCGCAGAACTGATCGATTGCACGTGGACCGCGATTAGTGGGAAGCCTGGACTCATCAGAGCCTTCGTACGAGACTATGGCAGCTGGATAAGGGTTGAGCGATACGCCGCATAGAGGAGTCGAAGATAGGGTTGCGTTGATCCAGTAGTTGTCCACTTCTTGGTCGGCCTTGATAACGACATCGTAGCGCTGGCCAACGGTGAGGTAAAGCTGGTGAACCGCGTACGGCTCTACGGGGACAAAGTCCGTCTCAATGACCGTCATGTTGTGACCGACGATGGACACGACAAAGGTGTTGTCGGCTGAGGTGTTGACCAGCCGGAGACGATGGCGCTTGTTCTTTGTGAACTTCAATCTCGCATATTCGCCTCCAGTGCCGTTGGGCGCAATGTTCATCCCGTTGAAGAGGATGTTGTTGCTCGGCGGGGGAGAGCCAGGGACACCCTTGAGAAAGGGATCGTTGGGGTCCATCATCCGATCAACGATGTGCTCGGCGGAGTCATAGTACCAGTCGCTGATGGGGAAGACTCCGAGGTCGGTATCGTACGGGTAGGAGGAAGGGCCGTTGATCTGGATTGGGCCAACGATGCCGTTGGCATATTGCGAGGAGATGTGCGAGTGGTACCTGAAACAAATCACGTATTAGCGGATATGTCGACGCCTCTGCTCGAGTGGCAGAGTGGACGAACCAAGAAGTTCCATGCTGAGTTGCCAGGAACGAGTAGACTTTGCTGGCACCAGGAACAATGAGACACTCCGTCACGCCGGCCACGCCAtcttggttgttgctgttcaGTTGATGGAAACCATGCCAGTGCATGGAAGTACTAGAAGGAGTGTCAGTGTCATTGGCTCGTACAGCAATTGGGAGGACGGAACTCACCCGTTCGTCTTGAGCTTGTTTGTGACTGTGACCTCGATCCTGTCACCCCAGTCGGCCTTGATCAGTGGCCCAGGGTAGCCGCCTATTGGGCTGCATGTCAGCAGGCAGCTGAGCATCGGAAAAACTCTGTATCTCACCATTGATGAGCATGGCTCCCTTCTTGATGTGACCATCTGGGCCAACCCACTCATCCACTTCGGTGATTTCGAAGTCGAACTGTGGTGTCCCGTGTGAGCATGTGGAAACCTCTGCCAATCTGGTACATAGTTTGGAAAATCTTACCTTCCGTGTAACCCCAGTGACAGGCCATTCGTTCTCGTAGTCCGTGTTGACGTTGAACCGGGATGTCCAACAAGCACGGTTGCACTCATGATTGCAGCTTGGAGCGGCACCAACGAGGCCGAGTAGGGGCAACAAGCCACctagaagtggaagaaaacGCATACTGATATTACAATAGGGTGTTGGGGATGACACAACGAATGACTGGATGGTGATGTGAAAGGGAATCAACGAGTGTAAATAGGGGGTTTCCTGGATGGTTAGTAGaacacacaacaacaacacccaacCGACAAGGACGATGCAAGAGCCAAGTTCCTGGGAACGGAGAAAGCGTGACGGAGTCGGACACGATCAATTGTATATACTGGCCGGTATAGTGTAGACGGACTTGGCAATGTTTACATGGCTGGCGACTGGTATGCTCCCTGAATTGGCTTGTTGTGAATCAACGGTCGGTGACCCGGGTGGCTGGCATGCAAGGACTACGCTGAGCCGCCGCATCTCCCCCGTCCCCAGGATCTGAGATCTCGCTTATGAGAGCCGGAAACCTACCGGGTAGACGGCAGATGTAGACCAGACCAACACCATTGTTCGAGACATGACGATGGCTTTGACCTCCCCCGGCGGTCATCACAATCTGGAGGTTgataagggttagggtccTAGCTGTGAAGAAGCCATTACTTGATTTGACTGATCAGAAAGACGAGGGAAGGGTGGCTGAACTAGTTGCGTCCCTCGCATGGCCTGGATGTGATCAATTGCATTGACTGAGGACCGAGGCAGGGAAGATGACGATGGCGTGGTATGGCTGCCAGCGGGCTTTGGCTCCAGAGCATCGAAATCGGCATTGAGGACGGCTATTACCGTGAACGGACATTCGCAAGGAGTCCTTCAGCCAGCCCTCATCGACGAAGACCAAATTCCAGAATGATGGCAGGCAGTGACGTGAGATGGTTGGCGCGCAGTCGAAATCCAGGTGGAAGGAATGTAAAAACACCGTTCGCAAAGGTGCTGAATGAAAGCAGCAGTCAGCTTCTTGGGCGCACGGGCCATGCGGTGGAAATATCACACCAAACTTGGGCCTTGTCGGGAGCCATCCCTGGGAAAATATGTCGATTTAAAAGAGAGAGTCGGTCATCCAAATGAGAGGAAGGTGGGATTTGTGCGCTGTTGCTCGAACTCGTTGTCAACGCATCCAATGTCAGCCGCTTCTTATTTCGGGAACAGAAGGAGCAAGGGAGAGAATCGTGAACTGAAAGCAGATGCGCACGGATCACTCAACTTGCAGTGAGGTGTTGCGCCCTGACAGCTGCAGATCTACACACTGCAGCAATCAGCGGTGACCAGCTGCAGCAAACTGTTTTAGCGATAGGCAGACGGACCACTGGGCCTCAGACAAcgccaaccctaaccccgcTGGAGCGCTGCCTTGGGGGTTTTGGTTCTTCTTTCCGGAATGGGCGACGCACTTCAATTTCGAAGTCTTTTTCCTCGACCCGGAAACCGCCAAGCGGAATTCGACCAGGTATTTCAACGAGTTGAGACCGCACATTGATGCCGCTCTCTCTATCATCGAAGAGGGTATGATTCACTGGCTCCCCACTTGATACTCATTCGATTCAAGGGATGCTAATCGCTTGCCTGCGCTAGCCGATGGTGACCTTCTTAGGATTGAGAGGAGATAGGAACTGACCACCCAGTTCTGGTCTGGTCAGCTCAgtgagaaagaagaggagaagtgGCAGCCGGCTCCTAGTGCTATCAAGAAAGCCAATGGTCAcacgaagatgaagaaggatgGTCCCTACAAAACCGTAAATTGACCGATTGACCAAATACCTGACCAATTCCTTGGTTTCTATATCAACCGGAGTCAACTAACATCCTTTGACTACTTAGGTGCAGGACATTGTAGAGGATGTTAGCGACGTCTACACCCAAGTCAGCAGGTTTCATAATCACATGAAGGAAGTCGGAAAGATTTTGAGGATGCAGTGGGAACTTGGATATCATAAATGCCTTGGGAAACTTGACAGTCCAAGTCAAGTAACTGACGAATACTTGGAGATAACTCTCGACGAAGCTGCGACGGAAAACGTTATACACTTCACCAAGTCTGGAATAACACAATCGAGAGTTGCAGGGTGCGGTTAAGTTACTCTCTTTACAGacgttttcttttgtttacAAGGGGGCTCCTTTTTTTCACCCAGCTCCATGGGCTAGCATAGCAGGCCTGCATGTGCTGGCCATAATGGAGGGG
Coding sequences:
- a CDS encoding laccase; the encoded protein is MRFLPLLGGLLPLLGLVGAAPSCNHECNRACWTSRFNVNTDYENEWPVTGVTRKFDFEITEVDEWVGPDGHIKKGAMLINGGYPGPLIKADWGDRIEVTVTNKLKTNGTSMHWHGFHQLNSNNQDGVAGVTECLIVPGASKVYSFLATQHGTSWYHSHISSQYANGIVGPIQINGPSSYPYDTDLGVFPISDWYYDSAEHIVDRMMDPNDPFLKGVPGSPPPSNNILFNGMNIAPNGTGGEYARLKFTKNKRHRLRLVNTSADNTFVVSIVGHNMTVIETDFVPVEPYAVHQLYLTVGQRYDVVIKADQEVDNYWINATLSSTPLCGVSLNPYPAAIVSYEGSDESRLPTNRGPRAIDQFCEDDVSSKPLTSRTAPKADFSDTKVDTLSVTLDVKEVNKGISKVLWSVDGSAIDVQWDKPTLEYVVEGNFTFPRQANIIQLPEAVKWSFWVIQNNSPSPHPMHLHGHDFLILGRSRFPANPLVDPGQPILFDPVVDGPHLKFDNPTRRDTTVVPSFGWLVIAFEAGRNPGSWVFHCHIPWHMSQGLSVQFLERVDRINDGAIPNLMPDLQEKCDEWRRYADNDPEFRMKKVDSGI